A genome region from Heptranchias perlo isolate sHepPer1 chromosome 32, sHepPer1.hap1, whole genome shotgun sequence includes the following:
- the LOC137301216 gene encoding ephrin type-A receptor 8-like, which translates to MDEYFTPIHTYQVCNVMSPNQNNWLRTNWLQRNGARRIYIEIKFTLRDCNSMPGVVGTCKETFNLYYFESDRDIGSNVWENQFVKIDTVAADESFTSVDLGVRRLKLNTEVRGVGPLNKKGIYLAFQDIGACIAIVSVRVYYKKCPAMVRNLAVFPDAVTGADSSSLVEVQGQCVTHGEERDTPKMYCSAEGEWLVPIGKCVCSAGYEEQRDSCQE; encoded by the coding sequence ATGGACGAGTACTTCACTCCAATCCACACCTATCAAGTCTGCAACGTCATGTCTCCAAACCAGAACAACTGGCTAAGGACTAATTGGCTACAACGGAATGGGGCACGCCGAATATACATTGAAATAAAATTTACCCTGCGAGACTGCAACAGTATGCCAGGGGTTGTGGGGACCTGCAAGGAGACCTTTAACCTGTATTACTTCGAGTCAGACAGGGACATTGGCAGCAATGTCTGGGAGAACCAGTTTGTGAAAATTGACACAGTGGCAGCAGATGAAAGCTTCACCAGCGTAGACCTGGGAGTCCGAAGACTGAAATTAAACACCGAAGTTCGTGGAGTGGGACCGCTCAACAAAAAAGGAATCTACCTGGCTTTTCAGGACATAGGAGCTTGCATTGCGATAGTGTCAGTGAGGGTCTACTACAAGAAATGCCCAGCCATGGTACGGAACTTGGCCGTGTTCCCAGATGCAGTGACTGGTGCTGACTCCTCCTCTCTGGTAGAAGTGCAAGGTCAATGTGTGACTCATGGCGAGGAGAGAGATACGCCCAAGATGTATTGCAGTGCTGAGGGGGAGTGGCTCGTTCCCATTGGAAAGTGCGTCTGTAGCGCTGGCTATGAGGAGCAAAGAGATAGCTGCCAAG